Genomic segment of Citrus sinensis cultivar Valencia sweet orange chromosome 7, DVS_A1.0, whole genome shotgun sequence:
ATCATCGTGCCCTATCAGAATTTGAAATGTGGCAAAGTGAAGCACCTTCATTGTATACCTCCAGGAAAGTGCCCATGAAGCAACGgctaaaaggaaaatatatatatatttataattattattttataatattttggttattttttctATGTATATAAAGAAACGTTGTCTAAGAAGCATAGCCTATCTCTTCTGTCAGAGTCTTTTTGCTGCCATTTTCTCCACTCTTTCGCTTTGCAGCAAAATGAACAACCTTGGAAGCCCTAACcctaactttaataatttcagtTACTTTCCTGATCATAACAttgatcatcatcaacatcaatCATCAGAATTTGAGCTATCAGACTACCTCTTATTTGATGATCATCATCATGGATTTGATGAAGATGCCTATTCATCCCAAAGCAAGGCATCATCAGATAAGATCATCATGGGCGGTTCATCAAGTGGTGCAAcatcagaaaaaaataacatgcaagtgacatatatttatatttgacaCACATAcccattttcttatttaatttatttttatttatttattttaatgatagcGTAGAGTATTAATTCTTGATCTCGtgttgatattaaaatttttagaaaaagtaaaaatgggataaagaaaatgaagatggaaGTGGGGCAAAGATTTGCATTTCGAACAAAATCGGAGCTGGAAGTTATGGATGATGGCTTCAAATGGAGGAAGTATGGGAAGAAGTCAGTCAAGAACAGCCCAAATCCCAGgtaatttattactttaagcaagtagtttaattaattagttacaaTGAGtagtttattttgaatttatgtaGTTTAGTCTTTTAGATTAGCTTAATTGCttaaaaaa
This window contains:
- the LOC102621416 gene encoding probable WRKY transcription factor 50, which gives rise to MNNLGSPNPNFNNFSYFPDHNIDHHQHQSSEFELSDYLLFDDHHHGFDEDAYSSQSKASSDKIIMGGSSSGATSEKNNIKSKNGIKKMKMEVGQRFAFRTKSELEVMDDGFKWRKYGKKSVKNSPNPRNYYKCSTGGCQVKKRVERDREDSSYVITTYEGTHNHESPCVVYDYYNHHQQQMPQNGWTLQPNSSSSPPSSSSS